Genomic DNA from Sphingobium sp. WTD-1:
AACGGCCGCGCGCAAGCGCTGACCGAGGCCGAGCGCGCGGCAGCGGCCGAACAGGGCCGCGAGCAGCGCCGCCGCTTCCTGACGCCGGGCACCGGCTACCAGCCCGGCAGCGCGCAGATGTTCAATAACGGCAACAACTGAGCGGGGAGACGCGCCATGGAAGGCAAGACGCTCGCCCGCATCGCAGCCGCCGTGTTCGCGGGCGTCGCCATCACCGCGACCGCGATCGAGATGACCCGCGAGGAAGAGACGTCGGCAGATCCGACGGCGGCCGTGATCGCGCCGGCCGCGCCAGACCCGCTGCGCGAGGGGCAGCGCCGATGCCAACGTCTCGGCGAGGCAGGTACGCGCGACGCGGAATGCCTTCGTGTCTGGGCCGAAAGCCGCGACCGCTTCCTTGGTCTCGATAGGCAACGCCCCTCCGTACCGTCGAACGACGATCCCGCGACCAAGCAGACCGCGCCGGCCGAGCCGAGCACGACCGAGGAACGATAATATGGGCGGCACCGGCGTCATCGACCAGTTCCTGGCCGTCTTCACCCGCTACATCGACAGTGGCTTCGGCTTGCTGTCGGGCGAGGTCGCCTTCATCGCAACCACGCTGATCGTCATCGACGTGACGCTGGCCGCGCTGTTCTGGTCGATGGGTGGCGAGGACGACATCATCGGCCGCCTCATTAAGAAGACGCTGTTCGTTGGGGTGTTCGCCTACATCATCGGCAACTGGAACAACCTCGCGCGCATCGTCTTCGAGAGCTTTGCCGGCCTCGGCCTGAAGGCATCGGGCACGGGGTTCACGACCGCCGATCTCCTGCGCCCTGGCAAGGTGGCGCAGGTCGGTCTCGACGCGGGGCGACCGCTGCTCGAATCGATCTCCGGCCTGATGGGCTGGATTTCCTTCTTCGAGAATTTTATCCAGATCGCCTGCCTGCTGTTCGCCTGGGCGCTGGTGCTGCTCGCCTTCTTCATCCTCGCCATCCAGCTCTTCGTCACCCTGATCGAGTTCAAGCTGACGACGCTCGCCGGGTTCGTGCTCATTCCGTTCGGCCTGTTCGGCAAGTCCGCCTTCATGGCCGAACGGGTGCTGGGCAACGTCATTTCCAGCGGCATCAAGGTGCTGGTACTCGCCGTCATCATCGGCATCGGCTCGACGCTGTTCAGCCAGTTCACTGCCGGGTTCGGCGGGACCGCGCCGACGATCGACGACGCGATGGCGATCGTGCTCGCCGCGCTGTCGCTGCTGGGCCTCGGCATCTTCGGTCCCGGCATCGCCAACGGTCTCGTCTCCGGCGGACCGCAGCTCGGCGCGGGCGCAGCAATCGGCACCGGTCTCGCGGCGGGTGGCATGGTGGCCGCCGGAGGTGCGGCCATCGGTGCCGTCGCATCCGGCGGTGCAGCTCTCGCCGGAGGGGCCGCCGCTGCCGCCCGCGGCGGTGCGACCCTGGCGGGCGGTGCGACCGCCGCCTATCGGGCCGGAGGCGCATCGGGGGTCGCCAGTACCGGCGCGTCCCAGGCCGGGTCTGCCATCGCCAGCCCGTTCAAGCGCGCCGCCGCCTCCATGAAGGACAGCTTCCAGACCGGCGAACGGACCGTCGCTGGCGAAGCCGCGTCGAACGAGGCTGCTGATGCCACGTCTGACTCTTCGTCGTCCGCCGCCAGCAACGGCCCGCCTGCCTGGGCCAAGCGCATGAAGCGCGGCCAGCAAGCCTCCCACGGCATTCAGGCCGCCGCCCATGCCGTCAAATCCGGCGACAGCCATGGCGGCGGCTCTTCCGTCAACCTCTGCGAAAGCGACCGCTGATGTTCAAACGACCCTCAACCCATTACGGCAAGACGCCGCAACCCGAGACGCCATACCAACGCGCCGCCCAGGTCTGGGACGACCGCATCGGCTCGGCCCGCGTCCAGGCCAGGAACTGGCGGCTGATGGCGTTCGGCTCGCTGATCCTATCGGCCGGGCTGTCCGGCGCGCTGGTCTGGCAATCCGCCAACGGCTCGATCGTGCCGTGGGTGGTGCAGGTCGATAAGCTCGGCCAGGCCCAGGCCATCGCACCCGCCATCGCCGACTATCGCCCGACCGATCCGCAGATCGCCTGGCATCTGGCCCGCTTCATCGAGCAGGTCCGCTCTATCGCGGCCGATGCGATCATCGTGCGGCAGAACTGGCTCCGCGCCTACGAGTTCACGACGGATCGCGGGGCGATGGCGCTGAACGACTATGCCCGCGTCAACGACCCTTTCACCAAGGTCGGCAAGCAGCAGATCTCTGTCGAGGTGTCGTCCGTGATCCGAGCCTCACCCGACAGCTTTCGCGTCGCCTGGGTGGAGCGCCGCTATCAGGACGGGAGCCTCGCTTCCACCGAGCGCTGGACCGCCATCCTCACCATTACCGTCGCGCCTCCGCGTGACGCCGAAAAGCTCCGGGCCAATCCGCTCGGAATCTACGTTAATGCCATCAACTGGTCGAAGGAGCTCGGACAATGATCCGGCCGTCTCAACTGACCGCCGGACATCCGGCGAACCCTGTTCACACCATTACGCCTGCACGGAGAGTTGGAAAGGCGGGTTTCCGTAAAGTCGGACTTGCGGTTTTGCTGCTCTCAGCAACGGCGCTGGCCGGCTGCGCCACGACGCAGAAGCCGCCCGAGATCGCCTATGACGATGCCGCACCCGCCGTGCGGACGGTCGATGCGCCAGCGCCCGTCACTGTCGTCGAACTGCCGCGTCCGTTGCCGTTGCCCGGCCAGATGAAGCCGGTGGAGCAATCCCGCCGTGCGCCCGAGCCGACCGATCCGGCCGCCCGCGTCAATCAGGCGAACGCCGCCGCCCGCATTCAGCCTGTCCGCGACGGCTTCATCAACGCCATGCAGGTCTATCCCTACACCGGCGGGGCGCTCTATCAGGTCTATACCGCCGTCGGGCAGATCACCGACATCGCGCTCCAGCCCGGCGAAACCCTCGTCGGCTCCGGTCCCGTCGCTGCCGGCGACACCGTGCGCTGGATCATCGGCGACACGCTCAGCGGTTCGGGGGCGACTCAACAGGTGCATATCCTGGTCAAGCCGACGCGCACCGAGCTGATGACCAACCTCATCATCAACACCAATATGCGCACCTATCACATGGAGCTGCGCTCGACCGAACGGACCTATATGGCGTCGGTATCCTGGCAATATCCGCAGGATCAGCTCATCGTCCTACGTCGTCAGAACAGCCAGGCCGAGGCCGCGCAGCCCATCGCCAGCGGCGTCGATCTCGCCAACGTCAACTTCCGCTATGCGATCGAGGGCGACCGCGCCCCGTGGAGGCCGCTTCGCGCCTTCGACGACGGCCGCCAGGTCTTCATCGAATTCCCGCGTGGCATCGCGCAGGGCGAGATGCCGCCGCTGTTCGTCGTCGGCCCTGAAGGCAACACCTCCGAGCTGGTGAACTACCGGGTGCGCGGCCGTCATATGATCGTCGATCGGCTGTTCGCTGCCGCCGAACTGCGCTTCGGCACGGGCGATACCCAGCGCCGCGTCCGCATCACCCGCACTGACGGGAGGCCGGCATCGTGAGCGAGATCGATCCCGATAAGAGCGCGAAGCCAGAACCGACGCCGGAGCCGTCTGACGACGATGCCCGCCCGCTGACCGGCGAACCCGTCGTACCGATGCGGCTGCGCGCCGAACCGCCGCGCGTCACCCGGTTGTCGCGGAAGGTTCTGGCCGGTCTCGGTCTGGTCAGCAGCCTCAGTATTGGCGGCGCGTTGATCTATGCGCTCCAGACCCGCGATGGCGGCGGCGGAAACACCGAACTCCATTCGACCGAGAATCGCGCGACCGCCGATGGTCTCGCCGGCCTGCCCAAGGACTATACCGGTCCTGTCCTCGGCCCGGCTTTGCCCGGCGATCTCGGTCGGCCGATCCTCGATGCGCAGAACCGTGGCCAGCCCGTGCCCGGGCCGGGTATCGGCACACCAGCCGCGACACCGCCGGGCCTCAGCGCCGAGGAACAACGCAGGTTACAGGAGATCGAAGCGGCGCGGACCGGGCGGCTCTTTGCATCGACGGAGACGCGGAATACCGGACAGCCAGCCACCACGACCCCCAATGCCACAGCGCCCATGCCGGACCTGACCAGCCTAGGTCTCGCGCCGCAGCCGACGACGCCCACAGCTCAGGACCGGCAAACAGCCTTTCTCGACCAGGGGGCCGATCGGCGCACCGTTGCGCCGGATCGCGTTGCCGCGCCGGCGTCGCCGAACATCCTTCAAGCCGGCGCGGTCATTCCGGCCGCGCTCATCACCGGCATCCGTTCCGATCTGCCGGGCCAGATCACCGCCCAGGTCACGGAGAACGTCTATGACAGCCCCACGGGCCGCATCCTGCTGGTGCCACAGGGCACGCGGTTGCTCGGCCAGTATGACAATGGCGTCGGCTTCGGTCAGCGCCGCGTCCTGCTGGCCTGGAACCGCCTCATCATGCCCGACGGCCGCTCGATCGTGCTGGAACGCCAGCCGGGTGCGGACGCCGAAGGTTATGCCGGGCTGGAGGATGGCGTCGATTATCATTGGGGCGAACTGTTCAAGGCGGCGGCGCTTTCGACATTGCTCAGCATCGGCGCCAACACGGGATCGTCCGGTGACGAGAGCGATCTCCTCAGCGCCATCCGCGACGGCGCATCCGACAGCATCGGTCAGACCGGCCGGCAGATCGTCCAGCGCCAACTCAACATCGCCCCGACACTGACCATCCGGCCGGGTTTCCCCGTCCGCGTCATCGTCACCCGCGATCTTGTGCTCGAACCCTATGGAGCCACGCCATGACGAAGCTGAAGCTCGGCCCGATCACTGAGACCAAGCCGGTGAAGGTGACGGTGGAACTACCCGCTGACCTGCATCGGGATCTAACCGCCTATGCCCACGTGCTCGGCCGCGAGAACGGCCATCCGCCGACCGATCCCGTCCGCCTGATCGTGCCGATGCTGGAGCGGTTCATCGCGACTGATCGGGCATTTGCGAAGGCGAGGCGGACCACGCCGTCGGCCGCAGGCGGGCAATCATGATTCCGACGCTCGCCGTTCTTCGCCGGACCGATAGCCAAACACGATCATGGTTTCGGATCACGCCGTCTTCACAGTCCGCGCGATCCGTTGATGCTGGAAGAATTGCGCGGCGTCGTGGCGAAGGATCGAGCGTCTTTACGGTTGGTCATTTCACAGAATGCGGTTCCCATGTCCCGGCGCAGCACTGATCGCCCGCGACGCCGGCTCCGTGTCGTGTCCGGCGCTCTGCCCGACGACCTCTACGACTATATCCCGCCGGACGAGATCGGGACGCCAGCCCCACCCATCGGCCGCCCGCCCAAGCACGATGTCGAATCCTGGACCGTGACCGACGACTGGCCGGAGCGCGTTCCAGTGACGGAGGCCGAGATCGACTTGTTCGAGGCATGGTTCGGCGACATCTTCGACGAATTGTTCGGGCCGTCCCGCTGAGCCGTGATCGGTTTCGGTGAAACTCATACGAACATGATCCGTTTGATTTAGTTGCGTTGTGATGATAACTATAAGCGGTGATTAGTCGATCCGCCGCCCGATGCTTTTGCCCGGCCCGGCGAATGCCAGGACGGAGGCAAAACGCCATGACGACGCTGAAGGTTGGCATCGCCGATCCCGACGAAATGAAGGCCCGCTCGCAGCGGATCGCGCGCGGAGAGGAGAGGCCGCGCGAGGCCGACCCCAAGATCTGGTTCGCCTCGACCGAATCTTTCGCCCGCATTCTTTCCGCGCCCAATCGCGAGATGTTGCGCATTATCGCAGAGCAGGCCCCGGGCTCGCTCGACGAACTAGCGGTGCTAACCGATCGGGCCAAATCCAACCTCTCACGCACCCTGAAGACGATGACCGGCTACGGCCTGATCCGCATGGAGCGCAGCGGCCGAAAGCTCGCGCCGAAGCTCGTCCACGATCGCGTCGTCCTGG
This window encodes:
- the trbK-alt gene encoding putative entry exclusion protein TrbK-alt, encoding MEGKTLARIAAAVFAGVAITATAIEMTREEETSADPTAAVIAPAAPDPLREGQRRCQRLGEAGTRDAECLRVWAESRDRFLGLDRQRPSVPSNDDPATKQTAPAEPSTTEER
- the trbL gene encoding P-type conjugative transfer protein TrbL, giving the protein MGGTGVIDQFLAVFTRYIDSGFGLLSGEVAFIATTLIVIDVTLAALFWSMGGEDDIIGRLIKKTLFVGVFAYIIGNWNNLARIVFESFAGLGLKASGTGFTTADLLRPGKVAQVGLDAGRPLLESISGLMGWISFFENFIQIACLLFAWALVLLAFFILAIQLFVTLIEFKLTTLAGFVLIPFGLFGKSAFMAERVLGNVISSGIKVLVLAVIIGIGSTLFSQFTAGFGGTAPTIDDAMAIVLAALSLLGLGIFGPGIANGLVSGGPQLGAGAAIGTGLAAGGMVAAGGAAIGAVASGGAALAGGAAAAARGGATLAGGATAAYRAGGASGVASTGASQAGSAIASPFKRAAASMKDSFQTGERTVAGEAASNEAADATSDSSSSAASNGPPAWAKRMKRGQQASHGIQAAAHAVKSGDSHGGGSSVNLCESDR
- the trbF gene encoding conjugal transfer protein TrbF, translating into MFKRPSTHYGKTPQPETPYQRAAQVWDDRIGSARVQARNWRLMAFGSLILSAGLSGALVWQSANGSIVPWVVQVDKLGQAQAIAPAIADYRPTDPQIAWHLARFIEQVRSIAADAIIVRQNWLRAYEFTTDRGAMALNDYARVNDPFTKVGKQQISVEVSSVIRASPDSFRVAWVERRYQDGSLASTERWTAILTITVAPPRDAEKLRANPLGIYVNAINWSKELGQ
- the trbG gene encoding P-type conjugative transfer protein TrbG yields the protein MIRPSQLTAGHPANPVHTITPARRVGKAGFRKVGLAVLLLSATALAGCATTQKPPEIAYDDAAPAVRTVDAPAPVTVVELPRPLPLPGQMKPVEQSRRAPEPTDPAARVNQANAAARIQPVRDGFINAMQVYPYTGGALYQVYTAVGQITDIALQPGETLVGSGPVAAGDTVRWIIGDTLSGSGATQQVHILVKPTRTELMTNLIINTNMRTYHMELRSTERTYMASVSWQYPQDQLIVLRRQNSQAEAAQPIASGVDLANVNFRYAIEGDRAPWRPLRAFDDGRQVFIEFPRGIAQGEMPPLFVVGPEGNTSELVNYRVRGRHMIVDRLFAAAELRFGTGDTQRRVRITRTDGRPAS
- a CDS encoding TrbI/VirB10 family protein, coding for MRLRAEPPRVTRLSRKVLAGLGLVSSLSIGGALIYALQTRDGGGGNTELHSTENRATADGLAGLPKDYTGPVLGPALPGDLGRPILDAQNRGQPVPGPGIGTPAATPPGLSAEEQRRLQEIEAARTGRLFASTETRNTGQPATTTPNATAPMPDLTSLGLAPQPTTPTAQDRQTAFLDQGADRRTVAPDRVAAPASPNILQAGAVIPAALITGIRSDLPGQITAQVTENVYDSPTGRILLVPQGTRLLGQYDNGVGFGQRRVLLAWNRLIMPDGRSIVLERQPGADAEGYAGLEDGVDYHWGELFKAAALSTLLSIGANTGSSGDESDLLSAIRDGASDSIGQTGRQIVQRQLNIAPTLTIRPGFPVRVIVTRDLVLEPYGATP
- a CDS encoding DUF2274 domain-containing protein, yielding MTKLKLGPITETKPVKVTVELPADLHRDLTAYAHVLGRENGHPPTDPVRLIVPMLERFIATDRAFAKARRTTPSAAGGQS
- a CDS encoding transcriptional regulator, which translates into the protein MTTLKVGIADPDEMKARSQRIARGEERPREADPKIWFASTESFARILSAPNREMLRIIAEQAPGSLDELAVLTDRAKSNLSRTLKTMTGYGLIRMERSGRKLAPKLVHDRVVLDLPLRQSRKRNITAEGDPS